The sequence ATTTTGGCAACTGATACCAACTTTGTTCAAGAAAAGAAACTTGTTCTCGTTCTTGCTATCAGAAAAGCTAGCATTCAGTATAATGATGCTAAGTGGGCCGAAATTTTACTCGCTCTTAATTAACATTTATTTGCAACACCGACTTAATCTGATTTGACTTAATCTATGAAAGAAGGGATTTTTATGTTGACATTAGAAGGAAAGTATTGTACTGCTAAAATTTTTACAGAAAATATTGATCAGGAATCTATAAATCAAATCCTTAAACTATGCAATAATCTAGCAGCCGAAAATAGCAATCTAGCCATAATGCCTGATGTTCATGTTGCCAAAAATTGTACTATCGGAACCACTATGACAGTTAAAGATAAAATTATTCCAAATCTTATTGGCGTTGACATAGGTTGCGGTGTTAGAGTTGAGCCTATTAAAGTAGTTAAAGGATTAGATTGGATCAATGAATTTGATAAAAAACTCCGTGTCACAATTCCTTCTGGCTTTAGTCTTCGCAAAAAAGTTCATAAATTTATCAAAGAAGTTCCTTTGTATGAGTTACGCTGCCCTGTTATTGATTTTGCTCGCGCAGAGTTTTCGATGGGCACCTTAGGTGAGGGCAACCATTATATCGAAGTTAGCTACGATGAATTGGGCAGATATTATCTTACCATTCATTCTGGTAGCAGAAATCTCGGCAGCGATGTCGCTAAGTATTATCAAAATCTTGCTTATGAACTTTTAAAGAAAAGCAACTCTCAATATACCAAAAAATTGAAGCAGTCTATTCAGCATTTACCAAAATCAGATACTCCAAATCTCCGGCAACAAAATTATCATATTCTCAAAGAATTTGCGTATCTAGATGGTGAATTTATGGAAAATTATCTCCATGACATGGAAATTGCAACCGAATTCGCATATTGGAACCGCAAAGCTATAGCCTACGATATTATCAAGGCACTTCGAGGAAGAGTGTCGTTTGCTACTGAAGAAGATGGTTATGAAGCTTTTGATACTGTACATAACTATATAGACATTAAAACAAAGATTCTTCGAAAGGGAGCTGTCTCCGCACAAGCTGGTGAATTACTTATTATCCCCATCAACATGCGCGATGGAAGCATTCTAGCAATCGGTAAAGGAAATCCCAAGTGGAATTTTTCTGCACCACATGGAGCCGGGCGCTCAATCAATCGCATCACATCCAAAAATACAATCACTCTCAGTATGTTTAAAAAATCTATGAAGGGTATTCACTCAACTTCTATTTGTTCTTCTACAATTGATGAAAGCTGTTTTGCTTATAAAAATATTGATGAGATCATTAACAATATTCAAGATAGTGTCGATATAATAAGGATTATAAAACCCATTTATAATTTTAAAGCAATCTAACTAAGGAGGAATTTTTATGGCTGATTTTAGCATTGTCACAGCACAATTTTCGTTAAGCAATATCGCAGTAATTGCATTTAGAATAGTTCTCGCAACAATATTTTCGGGAACTTTAGGTCTATTGAGCGGTAAAAAAGGTAGAGCCGCAGGATTTAAAACTCATATTTTAGTCTGTCTCGGCGCTACTACTGCTATGCTAACTAATCAGTATATTTTTACGTATGTTACTGGCCCAACCGGAGACCCTACCAGAATAGCCGCACAAGTTATCAGTGGTATCGGATTTATTGGTGCTGGTACTATTATTGTTACTGGTAAACAGCAGATTAAAGGAGTTACCACTGCTGCGGGTTTATGGGCTTGCGCTTGCTTAGGATTGGCCATTGGCATCGGATTTTATAGTGGTGCTTTGATCAGCTGGATTTTTATTATTAGTACGCTTACAATTTTTCATAAATATGAGTCTAAACTTCATCTAAAAATTGTTCCCCATGAGCTTTATATAGAAGTTACTTCTCTAAAGGAAGTTAGCACTATTATTAATAATTGCAAAGAATCTGGATGCATATTACATAATATTGATTTGCACAAATCCAAAGTTGCTGGTGAAAAAATTATTTCCCTATTTATAACACTCTCCTTTCCATCTGATTTAGATGAAGATCACATAATCAATACTTTACGTCTTAACCCTGGGATAAACTACATTGAATTACTATGAGAAAGCTTATTTGTAAAAATTGCTATCTAACGACCGATACTGTATTGCTGTTGATACGTGATATTCTGATATTTCTGCAGAATCATTTACATCTGCTATTGTTCTAGCAATTTTAAGAATTTTGTGATAGCTTCTGGCACTGCCTTTGGATATTTCTAACCAGCTTGTTAACAAATCGTTTACCGGGTCTGCTAATTTACAAAATTCGTTAATTTCCTTGACATTCATATGCGCATTAAAATAATTTTTTTTATCTTTAAATCTATGCTGTTGCCTTTCAAGCCCCACATTTATCTTGTCTCTCATCTGATCTGTCGAGATCGATTTGGCATTCTCCTTAAACATACTAAAGTCTATCGGCTCTGTTTCTATATGCAAATCTATCCTATCTAATAATGGCCCCGAAAGTTTGTTTAGATAATTTCTTATTGCAGGCAAACTACAGGTGCATTTGTCGCGGTCTGGATAATATCCACATGGACAAGGATTGGTTGATGCAATCAATAAAAAATCTGCCGGATACGTAATATTACTTTTGGCCCTCGCAATGGTTATTTCTTTTGACTCCATTGGCTGCCGCAGTATTTCTAGCGTCCGCTTGCTAAACTCTAGTAACTCATCTAAAAATAATATCCCCAGATGCGCTAGGCTGATTTCTCCAGGTCTTGGATCTTGCCCACCACCACATAGAGCCTGTGCCGTTATCGTATGATGCGGCGTTCTAAACGGCCTTTGCACCATCAATTCGTTTGTTGGTAGCAACCCAGCCACCGAGTATAGCTGCGTCAACTGTATTATCTCTTCAAAACTCAGTGACGGAAACAATGATGGAAAACTTTTCGAGAGCAACGTTTTGCCAGATCCGGGCGGCCCTATTAATAATAGGTTATGATAGCCACTTGCAGCTATAATCATTGCCTCTTTTGCGCGTTCTTGTCCATGAATTTCACTAAAATCCCCTGTATTTGCCACTTTTGAAATTGTCTTTTGCTCAGTGCTACTTCTAACTAACTCATCACCTCTGTTATTTACAAAATTAACCACTTGGGTCAGATTGCTTGCATATAAAATTTTATCATTACATAAGCAATCCACCTGAGATTTGCTATCAATCGGAACAATACAAGTATATTCTTCTAACTCTGGAAACTGTGTTAATGCACACAATATAGGAAACAATTGTTTTGAACTACGAAGGCTCCCATCAAGCGCTAATTCTCCAAAAAATAAATACTTATTCGATATCTCAGGTATTATAGTTTTGTTGCACTTCATTATAGCCATAGTCATTCCAAGATCGTATAGCGAACCCTCTTTTTTTAAATTTGCCGGTGCCAAGTTTATGGTTATTTTACTAATCGGAAATGGATACCCACTATTTTTAATAGCAGTACGCATCCTGTCCTTCGATTCTTTTACAGAATTATCTGGTAACCCCACAATTTCAAACCCAGGCATGCCAGTATTTATATCAACCTCTACATCGACTTTGACTGGTAATAAGCCTTTTAGAGTATACGTTATGAGTTTATAGTACATATATTAATTCCTTTCCAATATCCTAATAGAGTATTGACATTAAAAATAATATATATTCTAAAATTTTTTCTGGACATATCTAAAAATTCATGGTTAAATGTAGAAAAAAAACTGA is a genomic window of Candidatus Epulonipiscium viviparus containing:
- a CDS encoding MgtC/SapB family protein, with the translated sequence MADFSIVTAQFSLSNIAVIAFRIVLATIFSGTLGLLSGKKGRAAGFKTHILVCLGATTAMLTNQYIFTYVTGPTGDPTRIAAQVISGIGFIGAGTIIVTGKQQIKGVTTAAGLWACACLGLAIGIGFYSGALISWIFIISTLTIFHKYESKLHLKIVPHELYIEVTSLKEVSTIINNCKESGCILHNIDLHKSKVAGEKIISLFITLSFPSDLDEDHIINTLRLNPGINYIELL
- a CDS encoding YifB family Mg chelatase-like AAA ATPase, which translates into the protein MYYKLITYTLKGLLPVKVDVEVDINTGMPGFEIVGLPDNSVKESKDRMRTAIKNSGYPFPISKITINLAPANLKKEGSLYDLGMTMAIMKCNKTIIPEISNKYLFFGELALDGSLRSSKQLFPILCALTQFPELEEYTCIVPIDSKSQVDCLCNDKILYASNLTQVVNFVNNRGDELVRSSTEQKTISKVANTGDFSEIHGQERAKEAMIIAASGYHNLLLIGPPGSGKTLLSKSFPSLFPSLSFEEIIQLTQLYSVAGLLPTNELMVQRPFRTPHHTITAQALCGGGQDPRPGEISLAHLGILFLDELLEFSKRTLEILRQPMESKEITIARAKSNITYPADFLLIASTNPCPCGYYPDRDKCTCSLPAIRNYLNKLSGPLLDRIDLHIETEPIDFSMFKENAKSISTDQMRDKINVGLERQQHRFKDKKNYFNAHMNVKEINEFCKLADPVNDLLTSWLEISKGSARSYHKILKIARTIADVNDSAEISEYHVSTAIQYRSLDSNFYK
- a CDS encoding RtcB family protein, which encodes MLTLEGKYCTAKIFTENIDQESINQILKLCNNLAAENSNLAIMPDVHVAKNCTIGTTMTVKDKIIPNLIGVDIGCGVRVEPIKVVKGLDWINEFDKKLRVTIPSGFSLRKKVHKFIKEVPLYELRCPVIDFARAEFSMGTLGEGNHYIEVSYDELGRYYLTIHSGSRNLGSDVAKYYQNLAYELLKKSNSQYTKKLKQSIQHLPKSDTPNLRQQNYHILKEFAYLDGEFMENYLHDMEIATEFAYWNRKAIAYDIIKALRGRVSFATEEDGYEAFDTVHNYIDIKTKILRKGAVSAQAGELLIIPINMRDGSILAIGKGNPKWNFSAPHGAGRSINRITSKNTITLSMFKKSMKGIHSTSICSSTIDESCFAYKNIDEIINNIQDSVDIIRIIKPIYNFKAI